One segment of Comamonas thiooxydans DNA contains the following:
- a CDS encoding fumarylacetoacetate hydrolase family protein, whose product MKLATYKDGSRDGQLVVVSRDLSQACYATGIANRMQQVLDDWSYMAPQLQDLSHELNHGKARHAFPFDPQRCMAPLPRAYQWADGSAYINHVELVRKARNAEVPANFYTDPLMYQGGSDDFIGPCDDVIVPSTAMGIDFEAEIAVVTGDVPMGTDAKDALDGVRLVMLVNDVSLRNLIPGELAKGFGFFQSKPATAFSPVAVTLDELGDAWKGGRLHLTLQSTWNGRKVGMCDAGEEMTFHFGQLIAHIAKTRNVRAGSIVGSGTVSNKGVETGNGKNKRMEWPKGYSCIAEKRCIETIQDGAPKTEFMQFGDTIRIEMKGKDGQSIFGAIDQNIAPPGGSKDDLPEVQPLDSSED is encoded by the coding sequence ATGAAACTGGCAACGTACAAGGATGGCTCGCGCGACGGGCAACTGGTCGTGGTCTCGCGTGACCTGAGCCAGGCCTGCTATGCCACCGGCATTGCCAATCGCATGCAGCAGGTGCTGGACGACTGGAGCTATATGGCTCCCCAGTTGCAGGATCTGTCGCATGAACTCAATCACGGCAAGGCCCGCCACGCGTTTCCCTTCGATCCCCAGCGCTGCATGGCACCGCTGCCGCGAGCTTATCAGTGGGCCGATGGCTCGGCCTATATCAACCATGTGGAGCTGGTGCGCAAGGCGCGCAATGCCGAGGTGCCGGCCAACTTCTACACCGACCCGCTGATGTACCAGGGCGGCAGCGATGATTTCATCGGCCCCTGCGACGATGTGATCGTGCCCAGCACGGCCATGGGCATAGACTTCGAGGCAGAGATTGCCGTCGTCACCGGCGATGTGCCCATGGGCACGGATGCCAAGGATGCGCTGGATGGCGTCCGTCTCGTCATGCTGGTCAATGACGTGAGCCTGCGCAATCTGATTCCCGGCGAACTGGCCAAGGGCTTTGGTTTCTTTCAGAGCAAGCCCGCCACGGCTTTCAGCCCTGTGGCCGTGACACTGGACGAGCTGGGCGATGCCTGGAAGGGCGGCCGTCTGCATCTGACGCTGCAGAGCACCTGGAACGGCCGCAAGGTCGGCATGTGCGATGCGGGCGAGGAGATGACTTTTCACTTCGGCCAGTTGATCGCCCATATCGCCAAGACCCGCAATGTACGCGCCGGCTCCATCGTGGGCAGCGGCACGGTGAGCAACAAGGGCGTGGAGACCGGCAACGGCAAGAACAAGCGCATGGAATGGCCCAAAGGCTATAGCTGCATCGCCGAAAAGCGCTGCATAGAGACCATTCAGGACGGCGCGCCCAAGACCGAGTTCATGCAGTTCGGCGACACCATCCGCATCGAGATGAAGGGCAAGGACGGCCAGAGCATTTTCGGCGCCATCGACCAGAACATTGCGCCTCCCGGCGGCAGCAAGGATGACTTGCCCGAAGTTCAGCCTCTGGATAGCTCTGAAGACTAA
- a CDS encoding IclR family transcriptional regulator: MEKERAGIQSVEVGFSLIEALAQASGPLMLKDVAAAAGMSAAKAHRYLVSFQRIGLVTQDERNSRYDLGPAALKIGLASLARLDPVRLARERIPALLETLNHTLAIAVWGNHGPTIVHWEESAQSVTANLRLGDVMPMLASATGRCFGAWLPREATAALLEPEIERARKARRQDLPQTEEAVADMLAEVRTRGTARVVDTVLPGIVAFCVPVFDASGHIVLGLMTLGSLATFDPDYGGAIDAPLQAAARQLSSDLGWRADPSH; encoded by the coding sequence ATGGAAAAGGAACGCGCAGGGATTCAGTCGGTCGAAGTGGGTTTCTCCCTCATCGAAGCGCTGGCACAGGCCAGCGGCCCGCTGATGCTCAAGGATGTCGCCGCTGCCGCCGGCATGAGTGCCGCCAAGGCTCACCGCTATCTGGTGAGCTTTCAGCGCATCGGTCTGGTGACGCAGGACGAGCGCAATTCGCGCTACGACCTGGGCCCTGCGGCGCTCAAGATCGGCCTGGCATCGCTGGCCCGCCTCGACCCGGTGCGTCTGGCACGGGAGCGCATTCCGGCACTGCTCGAGACACTGAACCACACACTGGCCATCGCCGTCTGGGGCAACCATGGCCCGACCATCGTGCATTGGGAGGAATCGGCGCAATCCGTCACCGCCAACCTGCGTCTGGGCGACGTTATGCCCATGCTGGCCTCGGCCACGGGGCGCTGCTTCGGCGCCTGGCTGCCGCGCGAGGCTACGGCCGCATTGCTGGAGCCCGAGATCGAGCGTGCACGCAAGGCCAGACGTCAGGACCTGCCCCAGACCGAAGAGGCCGTGGCGGACATGCTGGCCGAGGTCCGTACGCGCGGCACGGCCCGCGTGGTCGACACCGTGCTGCCGGGCATCGTGGCCTTTTGCGTGCCGGTCTTCGACGCATCCGGCCATATCGTGCTGGGTCTGATGACCCTGGGCTCGCTGGCGACTTTCGACCCGGACTATGGTGGAGCCATAGACGCGCCACTGCAGGCTGCCGCCCGCCAGCTTTCCAGCGATCTGGGCTGGCGCGCCGATCCCAGCCACTGA
- a CDS encoding DUF3108 domain-containing protein gives MGRTPQASQTRKALLPITGVVLAAHGLLLWGLPELSPPDQAADAQIVMETRMLQAPPPPPPPPAAPKPAAPPAAPKPRVSPRAPVPAPAPIPDEQESAPNPPLTQESQAQAAPETEASVNTEQPTAAAEPAPEPMAEPPEANGADTARPIQVTPAGSAPLPPGSVLPVTLPNSATLEFNASGQVKGFQYSAGAQLQWQHDGQYYQARQSISMFLLGERAQTSEGLITPKGLQPLNFSDKGRKTQSAAFDVASGKAHYSGGQTDAAIGDGVQDRLSVFLQLSALMAAAPEKYPPGTLIELTTSSARSAVRWQFRVGASEALELPFGSVMALRLDKLPGKSSSDQRGSVWLAPSMQYLPVRIKLTQGQDDFVDLQLKKYLPAPQ, from the coding sequence ATGGGCCGCACCCCTCAGGCAAGCCAGACACGCAAAGCACTGCTGCCCATCACCGGCGTGGTGCTGGCAGCCCACGGGCTGCTGCTCTGGGGCCTGCCCGAACTGAGCCCACCGGACCAAGCGGCGGACGCCCAGATCGTGATGGAGACGCGCATGCTGCAGGCGCCCCCTCCTCCGCCGCCACCGCCTGCCGCTCCCAAGCCGGCTGCGCCGCCTGCCGCTCCTAAGCCCCGGGTTTCGCCCCGGGCGCCAGTACCGGCTCCTGCCCCCATCCCGGACGAACAGGAGTCAGCACCAAATCCGCCTCTAACTCAGGAATCACAAGCGCAAGCAGCTCCTGAAACAGAAGCATCTGTCAATACGGAGCAGCCCACTGCTGCTGCAGAGCCGGCTCCCGAGCCCATGGCCGAGCCTCCCGAAGCCAATGGTGCCGACACGGCCCGCCCCATCCAGGTCACGCCCGCAGGCAGCGCACCGCTGCCACCTGGCTCCGTGCTGCCCGTCACCCTGCCCAACTCCGCCACGCTGGAGTTCAATGCCTCGGGTCAGGTCAAGGGTTTTCAATACTCGGCCGGCGCCCAGCTGCAATGGCAGCATGACGGCCAGTATTACCAGGCCAGGCAGTCGATCAGCATGTTCCTGCTCGGCGAGCGCGCCCAGACCAGCGAGGGGCTGATCACGCCCAAGGGCCTGCAACCGCTCAACTTCAGCGACAAGGGGCGAAAAACCCAGTCCGCCGCCTTTGATGTGGCCAGTGGCAAGGCGCACTACAGCGGCGGCCAGACCGATGCGGCCATCGGCGATGGAGTGCAGGACCGCCTCAGCGTGTTTCTGCAGCTCTCGGCCCTGATGGCTGCCGCCCCCGAGAAATATCCACCAGGCACGCTGATAGAGCTGACCACCAGCAGCGCACGCTCGGCCGTGCGCTGGCAGTTCCGCGTGGGTGCCAGCGAGGCGCTGGAGCTGCCGTTTGGCAGCGTCATGGCGCTGCGCCTGGACAAACTGCCCGGCAAAAGCAGCAGCGACCAGCGCGGCTCGGTCTGGCTGGCTCCGTCCATGCAATACCTGCCCGTGCGCATCAAGCTCACTCAGGGACAGGACGACTTTGTCGACCTGCAGCTCAAGAAATATCTGCCCGCGCCGCAATAG
- a CDS encoding DUF3567 domain-containing protein yields the protein MQMLYDSESFAVLHLRPDMEADVPAGKAKAETEQAHQLPRHGFEIVDKRSGKEVYLDGSWAEMFQKQILAWQQDAPTEEEVEEILDTYTGLAQQPVIIH from the coding sequence ATGCAAATGCTTTACGACTCTGAATCCTTTGCGGTGCTCCATCTGCGTCCCGATATGGAGGCAGACGTTCCGGCAGGCAAAGCCAAGGCCGAGACCGAGCAAGCCCACCAACTGCCGCGCCACGGCTTTGAAATCGTGGACAAGCGCTCGGGCAAGGAGGTGTATCTGGATGGCTCCTGGGCCGAAATGTTCCAGAAGCAGATCCTCGCCTGGCAGCAGGACGCCCCCACCGAGGAGGAGGTGGAGGAAATTCTCGACACCTACACGGGCCTGGCCCAGCAGCCGGTCATCATTCACTGA
- a CDS encoding AbrB family transcriptional regulator, with translation MSVLLPPAFLARVAATLLLAWLAAQLCLMLHTPLPWMLGPLISISLLSIGGAPTQSWARLRDLGQWTIGGALGLYFTPAVTELVAGLWWAIALAIAWALLLGWGFGRWLYRVQAASMLAQPGMDEERLRATTYFSGAIGAASEMTLLAEREHARTDLVAAAHSLRLVIVTVSIPFALQWAGLQGDPGLTLPSVRNVQWPGFAWLALATGAGALLMLRLRRANPWFLGALAVSMGLTMAGLELSAVPQWLMNAAQLVIGVSLGVRFRREFLHTAPRWLGMVALGTVGLMAVCAGFAWLLHGATGLPWVTLLLGTSPGGITEMAITAKVLQLGVPVVTAFQVCRLIAVLLLVAPLYRWLSSAPPKTQP, from the coding sequence ATGTCCGTATTGCTTCCCCCCGCGTTTCTGGCCCGTGTGGCCGCCACCCTGCTGCTGGCCTGGCTGGCCGCCCAGCTCTGTCTGATGCTGCATACGCCGCTGCCCTGGATGCTGGGGCCGCTGATTTCCATCTCCCTGCTATCGATTGGTGGAGCGCCCACCCAGAGCTGGGCCAGGTTGCGCGATCTGGGGCAGTGGACGATAGGCGGCGCGCTGGGCCTGTACTTCACGCCTGCAGTGACCGAACTGGTGGCCGGCCTGTGGTGGGCGATTGCGTTGGCCATTGCCTGGGCCTTGCTGCTGGGCTGGGGCTTCGGGCGCTGGCTGTATCGCGTGCAGGCAGCCTCCATGCTGGCGCAACCGGGCATGGACGAAGAGCGCTTGCGCGCCACGACCTATTTCTCGGGCGCGATAGGCGCAGCCTCGGAGATGACGCTGCTGGCCGAGCGCGAGCATGCACGCACCGATCTGGTGGCCGCGGCGCATAGCCTGCGGCTGGTGATCGTCACGGTGAGCATTCCTTTTGCCTTGCAATGGGCGGGGCTGCAGGGCGACCCCGGCCTGACGCTGCCCAGCGTGCGCAATGTGCAATGGCCGGGCTTTGCCTGGCTGGCGCTGGCCACTGGCGCCGGGGCATTGCTGATGCTCAGGCTCAGGCGTGCGAACCCCTGGTTTCTGGGCGCTCTGGCCGTATCCATGGGCCTGACCATGGCAGGCCTGGAGCTGTCCGCCGTGCCGCAATGGCTGATGAATGCCGCCCAGCTGGTGATCGGCGTCAGCCTGGGGGTGCGCTTTCGCCGTGAGTTCCTGCACACGGCGCCGCGCTGGCTGGGCATGGTGGCGCTGGGTACCGTGGGGCTGATGGCGGTTTGCGCGGGCTTCGCCTGGCTGCTGCACGGTGCCACAGGCCTGCCCTGGGTCACCTTGCTGCTGGGCACATCGCCGGGTGGCATTACCGAGATGGCCATCACCGCCAAGGTGCTGCAGCTGGGCGTGCCCGTGGTCACGGCCTTCCAGGTCTGCCGGCTGATTGCCGTGCTGTTGCTGGTGGCGCCGCTTTACCGCTGGCTGAGCAGTGCGCCGCCGAAGACGCAGCCATAA
- a CDS encoding ChaN family lipoprotein: protein MWTFISAAQPRQRFNPLALTALASALLLGGCAHQSAQLTSDTEWQQTLGQWAGTPVILLGEQHDQIAHHQWEAATVRHLAAQGRLAALVVEMAPAGGSTRSLPASASDEEVKAALQWAQGGGPGGWPWQDYGPVVMAAVKAGVPVLGGNLPRPRMKQAMGESRYDAHLPAAGWQLQLDAIKDGHCGLLPESQFAPMARIQLARDEAMARVTETAVRELGQPGKSVLLVAGRGHVRSDIGVPTWLPGDFKQKVAIAQSDKAQTAITMKADKQLTLEGNASEDQCQQLRDQWKNRPAPKS from the coding sequence ATGTGGACTTTCATTTCTGCGGCGCAGCCGCGCCAGCGTTTCAATCCTTTGGCCCTGACAGCTCTAGCCAGCGCCCTGCTGCTGGGCGGCTGCGCCCATCAAAGCGCTCAGTTGACCTCCGACACCGAATGGCAGCAGACACTGGGGCAGTGGGCCGGAACACCGGTCATTCTGCTCGGCGAGCAGCATGACCAGATCGCCCATCATCAGTGGGAAGCCGCTACCGTGCGCCACCTGGCAGCGCAAGGCAGGCTCGCAGCCCTGGTGGTCGAGATGGCCCCCGCAGGCGGCAGCACCCGGAGTCTGCCGGCATCGGCCAGCGACGAGGAAGTGAAGGCCGCGCTGCAATGGGCCCAGGGCGGCGGCCCGGGCGGCTGGCCCTGGCAGGACTATGGCCCGGTGGTGATGGCTGCCGTGAAAGCCGGCGTGCCCGTGCTCGGCGGCAATCTGCCGCGCCCCCGGATGAAGCAGGCCATGGGCGAGTCCCGCTACGACGCACACCTGCCGGCTGCGGGCTGGCAGCTGCAGCTCGACGCCATCAAGGATGGCCACTGCGGCCTGCTGCCCGAATCGCAGTTCGCGCCCATGGCCCGCATTCAGCTGGCTCGCGACGAAGCCATGGCCAGGGTGACTGAAACAGCGGTGCGCGAGCTGGGCCAGCCCGGCAAAAGCGTGCTGCTGGTGGCGGGCCGCGGCCATGTGCGCAGCGATATCGGCGTGCCGACCTGGCTGCCCGGCGATTTCAAGCAAAAAGTGGCCATAGCCCAATCAGACAAAGCGCAGACTGCCATCACGATGAAAGCAGACAAACAGCTGACACTGGAGGGCAACGCCTCCGAGGATCAATGCCAGCAACTGCGCGATCAATGGAAAAACAGACCCGCGCCCAAGTCTTGA
- a CDS encoding GGDEF and EAL domain-containing protein: MKSEEGHSPLTPWVIVTLYLCVGMLWLGAQAGVLGYFDVSLNRQSLRWQIGLFIVWLLATALVALLFMQRKARADQRGRETAQELELVVRHAPAGMARVHVGGAEIVWANAKLAGWLGRSVESLRGQDFRVLVPVHDRDEVVLQLQRLLDGSTDYFQVLRQCVHAETGKVTPVLCTTSRVAASGVGGPVALVCVLQDLSEMVSARNAMMRSETMLRLALEGSGNGVWEWDALEQRLNFSTGMSALLRYQGQDLAREFDFHQRLHPEDAATARAQAEQALEQGSMLVLTARLLCFDGLYRWFRARGQAYKDESGRLIRISGLLSDQTASREADERSRLASTVVDNTIEGVVVTDAHSRILSVNHAFTKLLGFSEAEMLGKTPRMFKSGRHDKAFYDAMWASMHATGHWQGEIWNRRKNGEVFPERMSLSAVKDANDKVTHYVCMFTDISAEKAREQQLEFLAHRDTLTGLPNRSQFTRMLGEAVELSQSTNRRMAVLLFNIDRFKDVNDSYGHSIGDEVLRHVSVQMQGALRHGDIIGRLAGDEICVVAQSICGRDSAVDVAERLMAAAGQPWTTPDGLSVVVSVSAGICLYPDHALTADDLLQGAHAAVYGAKARGSNAWCFFHENMTQAARERLALEARLRRALELGHMRLYYQPQIDLATGRVVGAEALLRWLDPEEGLISPARFIPVAENSGVIGPLGLWVLGEACRQGQQWRAAGLPDLTIAVNVSLHQFLLTDIAGATADALNKSGFPASLLELEITESALAEKPEEALAVLNRLRELGLRLAIDDFGTGYSSLAHLKRFPLDLLKIDQGFIRDIPHSADDMTISSSVIALGHAMGLKVLAEGVETQEQLSFLQQKGCDYFQGYFCSRPLPAEDFTRLLEKTREGQSLVAVATAG; encoded by the coding sequence ATGAAAAGCGAGGAGGGGCATTCTCCGCTCACACCCTGGGTGATTGTCACCCTCTATTTGTGCGTGGGGATGCTTTGGTTGGGGGCGCAGGCGGGCGTGCTCGGCTATTTTGATGTATCGCTGAATCGACAGTCGCTGCGTTGGCAGATAGGCCTGTTCATTGTTTGGTTGCTGGCGACAGCGCTGGTTGCACTTTTGTTCATGCAGCGCAAGGCGCGCGCCGACCAGCGTGGCCGGGAGACGGCGCAGGAGCTGGAGCTGGTGGTGCGTCACGCACCGGCCGGCATGGCTCGCGTGCATGTGGGCGGGGCCGAGATTGTCTGGGCCAATGCCAAGCTGGCGGGTTGGCTGGGGCGCAGTGTGGAATCGCTGCGCGGCCAGGATTTCCGGGTGCTGGTGCCGGTCCATGACCGGGACGAGGTGGTTCTGCAGCTGCAGCGCCTGCTGGACGGCAGCACCGACTACTTCCAGGTGCTGCGCCAGTGCGTGCATGCCGAAACCGGCAAGGTCACGCCCGTGCTGTGCACCACCAGCCGCGTGGCGGCTTCGGGTGTGGGCGGGCCGGTGGCCCTGGTCTGCGTGCTGCAGGATCTCAGCGAGATGGTGAGTGCGCGCAACGCCATGATGCGCAGCGAGACCATGCTGCGCCTGGCGCTGGAAGGCAGCGGCAATGGCGTGTGGGAGTGGGACGCGCTCGAGCAGCGGCTGAACTTCTCCACGGGCATGAGTGCCTTGCTGCGCTATCAGGGCCAGGATCTGGCCCGCGAGTTCGATTTCCATCAGCGCCTGCACCCTGAAGATGCCGCAACGGCGCGTGCCCAGGCTGAGCAAGCACTGGAGCAGGGCAGCATGCTGGTGCTGACGGCACGTCTGCTGTGCTTTGACGGTCTGTATCGCTGGTTCCGCGCACGCGGCCAGGCCTACAAGGACGAGAGTGGACGCCTGATACGGATTTCGGGCCTGCTCTCCGACCAGACTGCGAGTCGCGAGGCCGATGAGCGCAGCCGCCTGGCTTCCACCGTGGTGGACAACACCATCGAGGGTGTGGTGGTGACCGATGCACACAGCCGAATTCTCTCGGTCAACCACGCGTTCACGAAGCTGCTGGGCTTCAGCGAAGCGGAAATGTTGGGCAAGACGCCGCGCATGTTCAAGTCCGGCCGGCATGACAAGGCCTTTTATGACGCCATGTGGGCCAGCATGCATGCCACAGGGCACTGGCAGGGCGAAATCTGGAATCGGCGCAAGAATGGAGAGGTCTTTCCCGAGCGCATGTCGCTGAGCGCGGTCAAGGATGCCAACGACAAGGTGACGCATTACGTCTGCATGTTCACCGATATCTCGGCCGAGAAGGCGCGCGAGCAGCAACTGGAGTTTCTGGCCCATCGCGACACCTTGACCGGTCTGCCCAACCGCTCTCAATTCACGCGCATGCTGGGCGAGGCGGTGGAGTTGAGTCAGAGCACCAACCGTCGCATGGCCGTGCTGCTGTTCAATATCGACCGTTTCAAGGACGTGAACGACAGCTATGGTCATTCCATCGGCGACGAGGTGCTCAGGCATGTGTCTGTGCAGATGCAGGGCGCTTTGCGACACGGTGACATCATTGGCCGCCTGGCGGGCGATGAAATCTGCGTGGTGGCGCAATCCATTTGCGGCCGCGACAGCGCGGTGGACGTGGCCGAGCGCTTGATGGCAGCAGCCGGCCAGCCCTGGACCACGCCAGATGGCCTGTCGGTGGTGGTCAGCGTCAGCGCAGGCATCTGTCTGTATCCCGACCATGCATTGACAGCCGACGATCTGCTGCAGGGCGCCCATGCTGCGGTGTATGGCGCCAAGGCCAGAGGCTCCAATGCCTGGTGCTTCTTCCATGAGAACATGACCCAGGCCGCCCGCGAGCGTCTGGCGCTGGAGGCTCGCCTGCGCCGTGCGCTGGAGCTGGGCCATATGCGTCTGTATTACCAGCCGCAGATCGATCTGGCGACGGGGCGCGTGGTGGGGGCTGAAGCCTTGTTGCGCTGGCTGGACCCAGAGGAAGGCCTGATCTCGCCGGCCCGTTTCATTCCCGTGGCGGAAAACTCGGGCGTTATCGGCCCGCTGGGCCTGTGGGTGCTGGGTGAGGCCTGTCGCCAGGGCCAGCAATGGCGCGCTGCCGGTCTGCCCGATCTGACGATTGCGGTCAATGTCTCGCTGCATCAGTTCTTGCTGACCGATATTGCCGGGGCTACGGCCGATGCGCTCAACAAGTCGGGCTTTCCGGCCAGCCTGCTGGAGCTGGAAATCACCGAAAGCGCACTGGCCGAAAAGCCCGAAGAGGCGTTGGCCGTGCTCAACCGTCTGCGCGAGCTGGGCCTGCGCCTGGCCATCGATGACTTTGGCACCGGCTATTCCTCGCTGGCGCACCTCAAGCGTTTTCCGCTCGATCTGCTCAAGATCGACCAGGGCTTTATCCGCGACATTCCGCACAGCGCGGACGATATGACCATCAGCAGCTCGGTCATTGCCCTGGGTCATGCCATGGGTCTGAAGGTCCTGGCCGAAGGCGTGGAAACCCAGGAGCAGCTGAGCTTCCTGCAGCAAAAAGGCTGTGACTACTTTCAGGGCTATTTCTGCAGCCGGCCCTTGCCGGCCGAGGACTTCACGCGCCTGCTGGAAAAGACCCGCGAGGGTCAGTCGCTGGTGGCTGTCGCGACCGCGGGCTGA
- the purU gene encoding formyltetrahydrofolate deformylase, with protein sequence MTQAYILTLSCPDRLGLVHAVSGFLLEQGGNIEEAAQYNDPVTGLFFMRVQFACDGKDAASLKASVAELADQYQMQWSLHSKAERIKTVIMVSKEGHCLNDLLFRWKSGLLPIEIKAIISNHREFYQLAASYNIPFHHIPVTAATKAQAEERQYEIIEEEGAELVVLARYMQVLSNDLCKKLSGRAINIHHSFLPSFKGAKPYYQAHDRGVKLIGATAHYVTADLDEGPIIEQDVARADHTDTVEDLTARGRDTESQVLARAVKWHSERRVILNGHKTVVFR encoded by the coding sequence ATGACCCAAGCCTATATTTTGACTTTATCCTGCCCAGACCGACTGGGCCTGGTGCATGCCGTTTCCGGATTCTTGCTTGAACAAGGCGGCAATATTGAAGAAGCAGCGCAGTACAACGACCCGGTAACCGGTCTGTTCTTCATGCGCGTGCAGTTTGCCTGCGATGGCAAAGACGCCGCCTCTTTAAAGGCATCCGTTGCCGAATTAGCTGATCAATATCAAATGCAGTGGAGTTTGCACTCCAAGGCCGAGCGCATCAAGACCGTCATCATGGTCAGCAAGGAAGGCCACTGCCTCAACGACCTGCTGTTCCGCTGGAAGTCGGGCCTGCTGCCCATCGAGATCAAGGCCATCATCAGCAACCACCGCGAGTTCTATCAGCTGGCGGCCAGCTACAACATCCCCTTCCATCACATTCCCGTGACTGCCGCGACCAAGGCCCAGGCCGAAGAGCGCCAGTACGAGATCATCGAGGAGGAAGGCGCCGAGCTGGTGGTGCTGGCGCGCTACATGCAGGTGCTGTCCAACGACCTGTGCAAAAAGCTGTCCGGCCGCGCCATCAATATCCACCACAGCTTCCTGCCCAGCTTCAAGGGTGCCAAGCCCTACTACCAGGCGCATGACCGCGGCGTGAAGCTGATCGGCGCCACAGCCCACTATGTGACGGCCGACCTCGACGAGGGCCCGATCATCGAGCAGGACGTGGCACGCGCCGACCACACCGACACCGTGGAAGACCTGACGGCCCGTGGCCGCGACACCGAGAGCCAGGTGCTGGCCCGTGCCGTGAAGTGGCATAGCGAGCGCCGTGTCATTCTCAACGGTCACAAGACCGTTGTGTTCCGCTAA
- a CDS encoding LysR substrate-binding domain-containing protein — translation MTRSPGALNSITARRIPPIQCLLTFEALARLRSVTLTAEELCVTPSAVSHRVKQLEQILGARLFGRTDFSLTTDGSSYLAHVREGLGALQRFPGASASPGRRRLKLAVTPTFARVILIPRLRQFTEAYPEIDIALQVSIPLLDVIGEDADLMVRFGAGHYADVEHIELARDTVTPLASPSFIREHGPFERPDDLEGMPLLRSPLEPWRTWFAATGLDMAEPNEGSQFNDIGLMCDAASASMGIALVRHKLGAPWLENGTLVRLFDVDAPSPHAHYLCWKTGIMDRWECAAFAEWLRKAMG, via the coding sequence ATGACCCGCAGCCCCGGCGCCTTGAACAGCATTACGGCCAGGCGGATTCCGCCGATACAGTGCCTGCTCACCTTCGAGGCTCTGGCGCGGCTGCGCTCGGTCACGTTGACGGCGGAGGAGCTGTGCGTCACGCCCAGCGCCGTCAGCCACCGGGTCAAGCAGCTGGAGCAGATTCTGGGCGCGCGGCTGTTCGGCCGCACGGATTTCTCGCTGACCACGGACGGCAGCTCCTATCTGGCCCATGTGCGTGAAGGCCTGGGCGCCTTGCAACGCTTTCCGGGAGCGTCAGCCTCGCCTGGGCGCAGACGCCTGAAGCTGGCCGTCACCCCCACCTTTGCGCGCGTGATCCTGATCCCGCGCCTGCGCCAGTTCACCGAGGCCTACCCCGAGATCGACATCGCGCTGCAGGTGTCGATTCCGCTGCTGGATGTGATCGGCGAGGACGCCGACCTGATGGTGCGCTTCGGCGCCGGCCACTATGCCGATGTGGAGCATATCGAGCTAGCCCGCGACACTGTCACACCGCTGGCCTCGCCCAGCTTCATCCGCGAACATGGCCCGTTCGAGCGCCCGGACGACCTGGAAGGCATGCCGCTGCTGCGCAGCCCGCTGGAGCCCTGGCGCACATGGTTCGCCGCGACCGGCCTCGACATGGCCGAGCCCAACGAGGGCTCGCAGTTCAACGACATCGGTCTGATGTGCGACGCCGCATCGGCCAGCATGGGCATTGCCCTGGTACGCCACAAGCTCGGCGCCCCCTGGCTGGAGAACGGTACGCTGGTGCGCCTGTTCGATGTCGATGCTCCCAGTCCCCACGCACACTATCTGTGCTGGAAAACCGGCATCATGGACCGCTGGGAATGTGCGGCCTTCGCAGAGTGGCTGCGCAAGGCCATGGGCTGA